One genomic region from Fictibacillus marinisediminis encodes:
- a CDS encoding glycoside hydrolase family 3 protein, with the protein MKKRLAFLYAMACMLVVASFLGTVPKQAAAESHPDQKDLIISSNIPQALKEVNGDQIQLHALHVYKVDGHFMETEALRWWSANPRVATVDPRGLVTLKGHSGDTRIFVTDGRKIDHTQISVKDHKGTKTAVIQKQKGKKYNVIPAAIKQMSMEEKVGQMLMPDFRTFNGKNVTEVTPEIKALVKKYHLGGIILFRENVVTTEQTTKLVADYQEASEKNGLLISIDQEGGIVTRLQSGTDFPGNMALGATRSPELAEKVGKAIGEELNALGINFNLSPSLDVNNNQDNPVIGTRSFGEDPQLVTDLGTAYIKGLQSTNTAGAAKHFPGHGDTAVDSHIGLPEVPYDLERLKKVELFPFQKAMDAGVDAIMTAHVTFPKVDPSTAISKKDGSTIAIPATLSHKVLTELMREDMGYKGVITTDAMNMQAISDNFGPVDSAIRAVNAGTDIVLMPVGLEAVANGLYDAVHKGEITQERLNQSVERLLTLKVKRSIFKAEKPADVNKLIENAQQVVGSPAHKQIEKETAEKSITLIKNQNTLPLSTDAGAPVVVIGNTYVEDLAAQVKRLYPNSVMIKAAGPLTADQLQTVKSAKAVIVGTYTSSVAGRAPDSAQMKMVNQVNRESDKPVIAVGIRNPYDIMSFPDVDAYLAQYSFRTASFAAVADTIFGKNNPSGKLPVTIYNSNKETLYPYGHGLSY; encoded by the coding sequence ATGAAGAAAAGACTAGCGTTTTTATATGCGATGGCCTGTATGCTCGTCGTTGCTTCGTTCCTTGGAACGGTTCCAAAGCAGGCAGCTGCAGAAAGCCATCCTGATCAAAAAGACTTGATCATCTCCAGCAACATTCCACAGGCGTTAAAGGAGGTTAATGGTGATCAAATCCAACTTCATGCTCTTCATGTGTATAAAGTGGACGGCCATTTCATGGAGACGGAAGCTTTGAGATGGTGGTCGGCAAATCCGCGGGTTGCCACTGTAGACCCAAGAGGCCTTGTAACCCTTAAAGGCCACAGCGGCGACACTCGCATTTTTGTGACGGATGGACGAAAGATCGACCATACACAAATCTCCGTGAAAGACCATAAAGGAACAAAGACAGCTGTAATCCAAAAGCAAAAAGGGAAAAAGTACAATGTGATTCCGGCAGCCATCAAACAGATGAGTATGGAAGAAAAAGTCGGTCAGATGCTGATGCCAGACTTCCGAACGTTTAATGGCAAGAACGTAACAGAGGTCACACCAGAGATTAAAGCACTCGTGAAGAAATATCATCTAGGCGGCATCATCTTGTTCCGTGAAAATGTTGTAACGACAGAACAGACAACCAAACTTGTGGCCGATTATCAGGAAGCTTCTGAAAAGAACGGATTGCTTATTTCGATTGACCAAGAGGGTGGTATTGTTACCCGCCTTCAAAGCGGAACAGATTTTCCTGGAAACATGGCACTTGGTGCAACAAGATCTCCTGAGTTAGCTGAAAAGGTAGGGAAAGCGATTGGTGAAGAACTAAACGCGCTTGGGATCAACTTTAATCTTTCACCTTCGCTTGATGTAAACAACAATCAGGACAACCCTGTAATTGGAACTCGTTCCTTTGGAGAAGATCCTCAGCTTGTTACAGATTTAGGAACTGCTTACATCAAAGGTTTGCAGTCCACAAACACCGCGGGTGCAGCAAAACATTTCCCGGGCCATGGGGACACAGCAGTTGATTCCCATATCGGCCTTCCGGAAGTACCCTATGACTTGGAGCGCTTGAAAAAAGTAGAGCTGTTTCCTTTCCAAAAAGCGATGGATGCTGGGGTGGACGCAATCATGACTGCTCATGTGACGTTCCCAAAAGTCGATCCATCCACTGCTATTTCCAAGAAAGACGGCAGCACGATTGCCATCCCAGCCACACTTTCCCATAAAGTGCTGACAGAACTGATGAGAGAGGACATGGGCTATAAAGGTGTCATTACAACCGACGCGATGAACATGCAGGCGATCTCTGACAACTTCGGACCTGTAGACTCAGCCATCCGAGCGGTAAACGCCGGAACAGATATAGTACTCATGCCTGTTGGTCTTGAGGCCGTAGCGAATGGTTTATATGATGCGGTCCATAAAGGTGAAATTACACAGGAACGCTTGAACCAGTCTGTTGAACGGCTTCTTACATTGAAAGTGAAACGCAGCATCTTTAAAGCTGAAAAACCTGCAGATGTAAACAAGCTCATTGAAAATGCCCAACAAGTCGTCGGTTCCCCTGCACATAAACAGATCGAAAAGGAAACAGCAGAAAAGTCGATTACACTCATTAAAAACCAAAATACTCTTCCATTGAGTACGGATGCGGGTGCTCCAGTGGTCGTGATCGGCAACACGTATGTAGAAGATTTGGCTGCTCAAGTGAAACGACTTTATCCAAACAGTGTCATGATTAAAGCTGCAGGCCCATTAACGGCTGATCAGCTTCAAACGGTAAAATCAGCAAAAGCGGTCATCGTTGGAACGTACACATCTTCTGTAGCAGGACGAGCTCCTGACAGTGCCCAAATGAAAATGGTGAATCAAGTGAACAGGGAAAGTGACAAACCAGTCATTGCGGTCGGTATCCGAAATCCA
- a CDS encoding spore coat protein, whose translation MNNNQNKIQNPESQVPKTPQMNDRDFLNDILSYEKYMTASYSTAMNEASHDALYQEIHSIFDETKNIQRELYELMFQKGWYALTPEQPQKLQQAAQQFTGYMSQFPHNPPMQ comes from the coding sequence ATGAATAACAATCAGAACAAAATTCAAAATCCGGAGTCTCAGGTGCCGAAAACGCCTCAGATGAATGACCGGGATTTCCTGAATGACATTCTTTCCTATGAAAAGTACATGACCGCTTCGTATTCAACAGCCATGAATGAAGCGAGCCATGACGCGCTCTATCAGGAGATTCATTCGATTTTTGATGAGACGAAAAACATACAGCGTGAACTCTATGAGCTTATGTTCCAAAAAGGCTGGTATGCGCTGACGCCGGAACAGCCGCAGAAGCTGCAGCAGGCTGCCCAGCAGTTTACCGGGTACATGTCCCAGTTTCCTCATAACCCACCCATGCAATAA
- a CDS encoding alpha/beta fold hydrolase, with protein MANKNLYNKILLLQKESTSIANVYEKLWELVDTETVDLLLFENQEIAKINRNLWGESNLINTGLMMNVLENTPCNLPLQYRLKDIKQPTLIITGVFDRNTGVNISKIIHRELTNSTLELFNNSAHFPDLEETEKFINVVLEFLKS; from the coding sequence GTGGCAAATAAAAACCTCTACAATAAGATTTTATTACTTCAAAAAGAATCTACTTCAATTGCCAATGTTTATGAAAAACTGTGGGAACTTGTTGACACCGAAACAGTTGATTTGTTGTTATTTGAAAACCAGGAAATCGCAAAAATAAATAGAAATTTATGGGGAGAAAGTAATTTAATTAACACTGGACTAATGATGAACGTCCTTGAAAACACCCCTTGTAACCTTCCATTACAATACCGTCTTAAGGACATAAAACAACCTACTTTAATAATTACAGGCGTTTTTGACCGTAATACTGGAGTTAATATCTCTAAAATAATTCATAGAGAATTAACTAACAGTACATTAGAATTATTCAATAATAGTGCCCATTTCCCGGATTTAGAAGAAACAGAAAAATTTATAAACGTAGTATTAGAGTTTTTGAAGTCGTAA
- a CDS encoding lipid II flippase family protein: MRFEPKDYAQAALMSSGIINGIATIHLTLFIDPKASVLTDRVVKKESKYVFLKSYSLTMICSKFIGTLVLIFIPAAYYVAWFAKWI; encoded by the coding sequence ATACGCTTCGAACCAAAAGATTATGCACAAGCAGCTTTAATGTCATCTGGCATTATTAACGGTATTGCAACCATCCATTTAACATTGTTTATTGATCCAAAAGCATCAGTTCTAACTGACAGAGTGGTTAAGAAAGAAAGTAAGTATGTTTTTCTAAAAAGTTACTCGTTAACAATGATATGTTCAAAATTTATAGGTACATTAGTACTTATCTTTATACCTGCTGCATATTATGTTGCTTGGTTTGCTAAATGGATATAA
- a CDS encoding PH domain-containing protein: protein MHYFTVDDSKLTKTGFIVVADSNLYLVSMKMGFFGGAQTEAIPYNNIKSIDFDLAPDPVGIALTNLGILYLEINGIIGSSKRTIRNIPEEHLDNLRKAIQAKL from the coding sequence ATTCATTACTTTACGGTAGACGACTCCAAGTTAACCAAAACAGGTTTTATTGTGGTTGCAGACAGCAATCTATATCTTGTTTCCATGAAGATGGGGTTCTTTGGCGGAGCACAGACCGAAGCCATTCCCTATAATAACATCAAGAGTATTGATTTTGATCTAGCACCTGATCCGGTCGGTATAGCATTGACGAATCTCGGCATTCTGTATTTGGAGATAAATGGAATCATCGGGTCCAGCAAACGTACGATTCGTAACATCCCTGAAGAACATTTAGATAACCTGCGGAAAGCAATTCAGGCTAAATTATAA
- a CDS encoding GNAT family N-acetyltransferase, with amino-acid sequence MVRLEEMKSDEFQRYLSYAIKNYADEHVKAGNWNELEAFSKATQEFEKLLPDGEKTTNNNLYIIRDEEQEVGMVWLAQRSNEKGFIYDINVWEGNQGRGYGKKAMKEVEIVAKKLGLKSIGLHVFGHNQTARGLYEKLGYIETDIVMKKKI; translated from the coding sequence TTGGTTAGATTAGAAGAAATGAAATCAGATGAGTTTCAAAGATATCTCAGTTATGCTATTAAAAATTATGCAGACGAACATGTTAAGGCTGGCAATTGGAATGAACTAGAGGCATTTAGTAAAGCAACTCAAGAATTTGAAAAACTATTACCAGACGGAGAAAAGACCACTAATAATAACTTATACATTATTCGAGATGAAGAACAAGAAGTGGGTATGGTTTGGCTGGCTCAACGGTCTAATGAAAAAGGATTTATTTATGACATAAACGTCTGGGAAGGTAATCAAGGTCGTGGTTATGGAAAAAAAGCGATGAAAGAAGTAGAAATCGTAGCAAAGAAATTAGGTTTAAAAAGTATAGGACTTCACGTCTTTGGTCACAACCAGACAGCACGAGGTTTATATGAGAAATTAGGATATATAGAAACGGATATTGTGATGAAAAAAAAGATTTAA
- a CDS encoding tyrosine-type recombinase/integrase produces MLLSIGWDKYQLDKKIEGFSALTLKTYSFQFNMLLRYFGDIDVNSVTTDQLKTYLIEEGEHLKPSSLGHRVRFIRSLFKWAFDEGFIKNNPAAKLREPKLGKRIPKFLTELEIEHLRESCENAMENALFEFFYSTGCRIGEVVKLNRDDINFTTNSVIVHGKGDKEREVYFNTRCSLWLKRYLGSRDDLYPCLFITERRPKRRMSIDLMRFITRISDRTGIKKRIHPHQLRHSYATHMMNNGAPLEVIQSLLGHEKSETTKVYAQFSGKLRHDLYSKYF; encoded by the coding sequence ATGTTATTATCAATTGGATGGGACAAATATCAACTCGATAAAAAAATTGAAGGGTTTTCAGCATTAACATTAAAAACCTATTCCTTTCAGTTCAATATGTTGCTTCGATATTTTGGAGATATTGATGTTAATAGTGTTACAACAGATCAGCTAAAGACCTATTTAATTGAGGAAGGAGAACACTTAAAGCCCTCAAGCTTAGGCCACCGTGTTCGATTCATTCGTTCTTTGTTCAAGTGGGCTTTTGACGAAGGGTTTATTAAGAATAATCCTGCAGCTAAATTAAGGGAACCCAAACTTGGGAAGAGGATTCCTAAATTCCTTACTGAACTTGAAATCGAACATCTCAGGGAATCTTGTGAAAACGCTATGGAAAATGCATTGTTTGAGTTCTTTTACTCCACAGGTTGTCGCATTGGGGAAGTAGTAAAACTTAATCGTGATGATATTAATTTCACAACAAATTCTGTGATTGTTCATGGAAAAGGTGATAAAGAACGTGAGGTATACTTTAATACTCGCTGTTCTTTATGGTTAAAGAGATACCTAGGTTCACGTGATGATCTTTACCCTTGCTTATTTATTACAGAAAGAAGACCCAAAAGAAGAATGAGTATCGATCTAATGAGATTTATAACCCGTATATCAGATCGTACCGGAATTAAGAAGAGAATTCATCCACACCAGTTGCGTCACAGCTATGCCACTCATATGATGAATAACGGAGCGCCACTTGAGGTAATTCAGAGTTTACTTGGCCATGAGAAAAGCGAAACAACAAAGGTGTATGCACAATTTAGTGGCAAGTTAAGACATGATTTATATAGTAAATATTTTTAA
- a CDS encoding winged helix-turn-helix domain-containing protein, which yields MQEVLNSPEWNFLQKFVLQHYEILKIIKKREGSNGIASISVPEIARILMVSQTQATKYISRLKENGYVEKVDRGMYRVLKFESPELPVFNHIFQVVADIINRQPEEPEPLKVQANRLSLSVKELQTALGYISYLNSLSK from the coding sequence GTGCAAGAAGTGTTAAATTCTCCTGAGTGGAATTTTCTACAAAAATTTGTTCTTCAGCATTACGAAATATTAAAGATAATTAAGAAAAGGGAAGGTTCGAATGGAATTGCTTCTATAAGTGTTCCTGAAATAGCAAGGATCTTGATGGTTTCTCAAACCCAAGCAACAAAGTATATCAGCCGCTTAAAAGAAAATGGATATGTAGAGAAAGTTGACAGAGGAATGTATAGGGTTCTTAAATTTGAAAGTCCGGAGCTACCAGTGTTTAATCACATATTTCAAGTTGTGGCCGATATTATTAATAGACAGCCTGAAGAGCCAGAACCTTTAAAAGTACAAGCTAATAGATTATCTCTAAGTGTTAAAGAATTACAGACCGCGTTAGGTTATATTAGCTATCTAAATTCCTTGTCTAAATAG
- a CDS encoding DUF3784 domain-containing protein — MNFIKFIFIILSLLFFLVAYLIWKKQRLSLLAGYTEGSVSDEDKQRFAKVNGMMFVIYGILLFLYAFIYTKVNFYVVFVGFIILCFIHIAVANIKFKNKNF, encoded by the coding sequence ATGAATTTTATTAAATTCATCTTTATTATTTTAAGTTTACTCTTTTTTTTAGTTGCATATTTAATTTGGAAAAAACAAAGATTATCTTTACTTGCTGGATACACGGAGGGTTCAGTTAGCGATGAAGATAAACAAAGGTTTGCAAAAGTAAATGGAATGATGTTCGTAATCTACGGAATTCTGTTGTTTTTATATGCTTTTATTTATACAAAAGTTAACTTTTATGTAGTGTTTGTTGGCTTCATCATTCTTTGCTTTATACACATTGCTGTTGCAAATATAAAATTTAAAAATAAGAATTTTTAA
- a CDS encoding Ger(x)C family spore germination protein, whose product MKKNKRYKLLIVFMSIILLCGCWDIKDINKRTIPLVLGISKEDGKEYKLTLQIPIPNKDSKISRIVTGKGETIASVLGQMRTNSEDAVDYSQIRLIVIQNNLAHNQQEFKGLIKFLMDSEEIPSRALVAITDENVENVLSNINDKLGVHASSIYDYFNKGAGWAPEIFSTPIWEVYRSPFLYTRDIAVPVVRSGKDTVLIFEGSDILKKGKIVERISPDEYQLINVFQNENKKGKGKIESLGFASIMITNSSIQNITSMKGNQPLVSSDLNLKIHILERKEGITDHMIQKELEKITEKRFYHILKQTQRSHTDIFGFGQQFHHLISYHELKDWRNEYYPKLRVDFEVHANME is encoded by the coding sequence ATGAAAAAAAATAAACGATATAAACTATTGATCGTATTCATGTCAATAATCTTACTCTGCGGGTGTTGGGATATTAAAGATATAAATAAACGCACCATTCCTTTAGTCCTGGGCATTTCCAAAGAAGATGGTAAAGAGTATAAATTAACATTGCAAATCCCTATACCGAATAAAGACAGCAAAATATCGAGAATTGTAACAGGGAAAGGCGAAACTATAGCAAGTGTGCTTGGACAAATGCGGACAAACTCCGAAGATGCCGTTGATTATTCACAAATACGATTAATCGTCATTCAAAACAATTTGGCACATAACCAACAGGAATTTAAGGGCCTTATAAAATTTTTAATGGATTCAGAAGAAATTCCCTCAAGAGCGTTGGTAGCCATTACAGATGAAAATGTCGAAAATGTGTTATCAAACATAAACGATAAGTTAGGTGTCCATGCTTCCTCTATTTATGATTATTTTAATAAAGGGGCTGGGTGGGCACCTGAGATCTTTAGTACCCCTATTTGGGAAGTGTATCGAAGCCCGTTTTTATATACTAGAGATATCGCCGTTCCGGTTGTTCGTTCCGGAAAAGATACAGTGTTAATCTTTGAGGGCTCCGATATTTTGAAGAAAGGAAAAATAGTGGAAAGAATCAGCCCGGATGAATACCAATTAATTAATGTATTCCAAAACGAAAATAAAAAAGGAAAAGGAAAAATAGAGAGTCTAGGTTTTGCCAGTATTATGATCACAAACAGCTCCATTCAAAATATAACATCAATGAAAGGTAATCAACCGCTGGTGTCAAGCGACTTGAATTTAAAAATACACATTTTAGAAAGAAAAGAAGGAATCACAGATCACATGATTCAAAAAGAACTTGAAAAGATTACTGAAAAGCGGTTTTATCATATACTTAAGCAAACACAAAGAAGCCATACAGATATTTTTGGGTTTGGCCAACAATTTCATCATCTGATTTCTTACCATGAATTAAAAGACTGGAGGAATGAATATTATCCCAAACTGAGAGTGGATTTTGAGGTCCATGCTAATATGGAGTAA
- a CDS encoding GerAB/ArcD/ProY family transporter: MTQRIQIGAVFIIIHLSFGYLVYPNLVYVLTKTAHWEVVMCQCFLELVLIWIYMKGLNYFPENDVIDIFLKMGRWAVIMFLTPFVIHLIALVALNIRLHTEVIISIFLPRTPYWSIMALLFFISVYTAIKGLGTILRSSIFIFLIVFPLVLFNIFSSFINFDLNNVTLGWNSPPKFLLNKNFCYLLGFSSFLFLGFMTSKTKLTFRPFFIAWVSVTLFFLSVVYIPLYIFGQEPVVVMTHPFMEAMDSIDISWFSFNRQPLFFGLSLIGLVILANAVILWMIGRIMQKMLKCSKGESSYWIIAFSVIAFIFALFIPNKTLMEKWFLYSTGAQAYLMIIIPCTIFIYGFLSKRGVVGNEKK; encoded by the coding sequence GTGACGCAGAGGATACAAATTGGAGCAGTTTTCATTATTATACATTTGAGTTTTGGCTATTTGGTCTATCCTAATCTCGTTTATGTATTAACGAAAACAGCTCATTGGGAAGTGGTGATGTGTCAATGTTTTCTGGAATTGGTTTTAATTTGGATTTACATGAAAGGGTTAAATTATTTTCCCGAAAATGATGTCATTGATATTTTTCTTAAAATGGGGAGATGGGCTGTAATCATGTTTCTTACCCCATTTGTAATCCACTTGATTGCGCTAGTTGCCCTCAATATTCGCCTGCATACTGAAGTCATTATTTCGATATTTTTGCCTCGGACCCCTTATTGGTCAATAATGGCACTGTTATTTTTCATTTCGGTATATACAGCTATAAAAGGTTTAGGCACCATTTTACGTTCCTCGATTTTTATATTCTTGATTGTTTTTCCCTTAGTGCTATTTAATATTTTTTCCTCTTTTATAAATTTTGATTTAAATAACGTTACACTTGGTTGGAATTCACCTCCCAAATTCTTGTTAAATAAAAATTTTTGCTATCTTTTAGGATTTTCATCGTTTTTATTTTTGGGATTTATGACTTCCAAAACAAAATTGACGTTCCGCCCTTTTTTTATTGCATGGGTTAGTGTAACGTTATTTTTTCTTTCGGTTGTGTATATACCGTTATATATTTTCGGACAAGAACCGGTTGTGGTCATGACCCACCCTTTTATGGAAGCAATGGATTCAATAGACATTAGCTGGTTTTCGTTCAACCGGCAACCGTTGTTCTTCGGTTTATCGTTGATTGGATTAGTGATATTGGCTAATGCAGTTATACTTTGGATGATCGGACGGATCATGCAGAAAATGTTGAAATGCAGCAAAGGCGAATCCTCATATTGGATTATTGCTTTTTCTGTCATCGCTTTTATTTTCGCGTTATTTATTCCGAACAAAACTTTGATGGAAAAGTGGTTTCTGTATAGTACAGGTGCTCAAGCTTATTTAATGATTATTATTCCATGTACCATTTTTATCTATGGTTTTCTGTCGAAAAGAGGTGTCGTGGGGAATGAAAAAAAATAA
- a CDS encoding spore germination protein yields the protein MKNIVKEIESKFSNHDDFFIEEELVDKTAIYLIGFNTLVDLPKSKLYVQQMAASSTSLKVLLTNLSDQINVDTAQIIKSVLEGKLVIVSKDDEENAVIDPIAQNLSSSIEEPKNESPIQSSTDAFGEDININVGMIRKSLNTERLCHCSYQVGELEKRKLSMLYVKGRAPNDLIEKVNQQLNQIKSDIETIDDLNKQFGQRRLSPVSHLFATELPVQAIHSLKKNRIVLFLDNCPFALVFPHLVWDMLSSVNDRNFPFVLSFMLRLFRVIGVVATLILPALYVALVSVNPEVFKTDLALFVLKSREGIPLSAFLETIAMVVLVDLILEAIVRLPKSVGPAITMVGGVILGQAVVEAKLVSNLLVIVITAIVIASSAVIGMQNSLYIRLLKYPILILASLFGILGVFTGFIFTIIYLASLTSNDIPYLTFRIEQKGDTK from the coding sequence ATGAAGAATATAGTGAAAGAAATTGAATCCAAGTTTTCCAATCACGACGATTTTTTCATCGAAGAAGAACTTGTAGATAAAACAGCAATCTATCTTATTGGATTTAATACGCTAGTTGATTTACCTAAGTCGAAATTATATGTTCAACAAATGGCGGCTTCGTCTACTTCATTAAAAGTACTTTTGACAAACCTTAGTGACCAGATTAACGTTGATACAGCACAAATCATCAAATCCGTATTAGAAGGCAAATTAGTGATCGTTTCAAAAGATGACGAAGAGAATGCCGTGATAGACCCTATCGCCCAAAATCTGAGTAGCAGCATTGAAGAGCCTAAAAATGAAAGTCCCATTCAATCCTCTACGGATGCCTTTGGAGAAGATATTAATATTAACGTTGGGATGATTCGAAAAAGTCTGAATACTGAACGTCTGTGCCATTGTTCCTATCAAGTCGGAGAACTAGAAAAGCGAAAGCTGTCAATGCTCTATGTTAAAGGAAGAGCCCCAAATGACCTTATTGAAAAAGTGAACCAGCAGTTAAATCAAATTAAATCAGATATTGAAACAATTGATGATCTTAATAAGCAATTTGGTCAACGTAGGTTGAGTCCTGTCAGTCATCTATTCGCCACTGAACTTCCGGTTCAAGCCATTCATTCCTTAAAAAAGAACAGAATCGTGCTTTTTTTAGATAATTGTCCCTTCGCGCTTGTTTTTCCCCATCTGGTTTGGGACATGTTAAGTAGTGTAAACGATCGCAATTTCCCTTTTGTACTGTCATTTATGCTTCGACTCTTTAGAGTAATAGGAGTTGTGGCCACGCTGATACTTCCCGCTTTATATGTTGCCTTGGTCTCAGTTAACCCTGAAGTATTTAAAACTGATCTTGCTTTGTTTGTTCTTAAAAGCAGGGAAGGTATTCCTTTATCGGCCTTTCTTGAAACCATTGCAATGGTCGTTTTAGTTGATTTGATACTTGAAGCGATTGTGCGGCTTCCTAAGAGCGTGGGTCCCGCTATTACAATGGTAGGAGGGGTCATATTGGGGCAGGCGGTAGTTGAAGCGAAATTAGTAAGTAATTTGTTGGTCATTGTAATCACCGCTATTGTAATTGCCAGTTCGGCAGTGATCGGAATGCAAAACTCCTTGTACATTCGTTTACTGAAATACCCCATATTAATTTTGGCATCACTTTTCGGTATTTTAGGGGTTTTTACTGGTTTCATTTTCACCATCATATATTTGGCAAGCTTAACATCCAATGATATTCCTTATCTAACGTTTCGTATTGAACAAAAAGGAGACACAAAGTGA
- a CDS encoding DinB family protein — protein sequence MFTSVNDFLNEWKQEAAVTQKVLDVLTDESLNQEVSRGLYSIGSLAWHITGAAYYFPSQVGLIFETPDLQKETPKSAAEISETYKTVSERLTQEFSEQVSEEKMNEMVNLFGMDMPVQAVFRLLIQHQAHHRGQLTVLMRQADLKVPGVYGPSKEEWEAMNAQKS from the coding sequence ATGTTTACATCAGTAAATGATTTCTTAAACGAATGGAAACAAGAAGCAGCTGTTACCCAGAAAGTGCTGGATGTGCTGACGGATGAATCGTTGAATCAGGAGGTTTCTCGAGGATTATACAGCATTGGAAGCCTCGCTTGGCACATTACTGGAGCAGCTTACTACTTTCCTTCACAGGTTGGATTAATATTTGAGACTCCTGATCTTCAAAAAGAGACACCCAAATCAGCTGCAGAAATCAGTGAGACATACAAAACAGTAAGTGAGCGGTTAACACAAGAGTTTTCTGAACAGGTTTCAGAAGAAAAAATGAACGAAATGGTGAATTTATTTGGTATGGACATGCCTGTTCAGGCTGTTTTCCGTCTGCTCATTCAGCATCAGGCTCATCATCGCGGACAATTGACTGTCTTAATGAGACAAGCTGACTTGAAAGTTCCTGGCGTATATGGCCCTAGCAAAGAAGAATGGGAAGCAATGAATGCTCAAAAGAGCTGA
- a CDS encoding YeeE/YedE family protein, which yields MGLTSSNTSQNKERKPTGEGKSTGAVQAYWVVFAGLLTVILSYASIQAGGLKQGMLLWLGLLLGFTLFHARFGFTSAFRRFMAVGNGEAIRAHMLMLAVASTLFAIIFAADVTLFGGSPVGNVSPVGVSLIVGAFIFGIGMQLGNGCASGTLYAVGGGRSEMFLTLIAFIVGSVFGAYHFDFWMNLPAFKPFSLATSTGLGWFGGWGIQMIILGGITWLTFKVEKKRRPPKMAPIPGAKGWTRVIRGSWPILTAAVVLAVLNAATLLVKGSPWGITSAFALWGSKAAQAMGVDVTQWGYWAGEKAAPLNQSVFMDGTSVMDFGLIVGALAASTLGGVFLLKKVPLRTAAAAIIGGLLMGYGARLAFGCNIGAYFSGIASFSLHGYVWAIMAMLGTFFALYIRPLFGLSVPKSTDKFCS from the coding sequence ATGGGGTTAACTTCTTCTAATACGTCACAAAATAAAGAAAGAAAGCCGACTGGTGAAGGGAAAAGCACGGGGGCGGTTCAGGCTTACTGGGTTGTGTTTGCAGGCTTGTTAACAGTTATATTGAGCTATGCAAGCATCCAGGCTGGAGGTTTAAAACAAGGAATGCTCTTGTGGCTCGGCCTTTTGCTTGGATTTACACTCTTTCACGCAAGGTTTGGTTTTACATCTGCATTTAGACGGTTTATGGCAGTAGGGAACGGTGAAGCCATTCGTGCGCATATGCTGATGCTGGCAGTTGCCAGTACGTTGTTTGCGATTATATTTGCGGCTGACGTTACCTTATTTGGCGGAAGTCCGGTTGGAAACGTCTCTCCAGTCGGGGTAAGCTTAATTGTGGGTGCTTTTATTTTCGGCATCGGAATGCAGCTTGGCAACGGTTGTGCATCTGGCACATTGTATGCTGTAGGCGGTGGCCGTTCTGAAATGTTTCTCACATTAATTGCATTTATTGTCGGCTCTGTTTTTGGAGCATACCACTTCGATTTTTGGATGAATCTCCCTGCATTTAAGCCTTTTTCCTTGGCGACAAGCACAGGTCTTGGCTGGTTTGGAGGCTGGGGGATTCAAATGATTATCCTAGGGGGCATAACTTGGCTGACATTTAAAGTTGAAAAGAAACGCCGTCCTCCAAAAATGGCTCCGATTCCAGGTGCAAAAGGCTGGACCCGTGTCATCCGCGGCTCTTGGCCCATATTAACTGCGGCTGTCGTCCTGGCAGTGCTTAATGCCGCAACTTTACTTGTAAAAGGAAGTCCGTGGGGTATTACTTCCGCTTTTGCCCTATGGGGATCCAAAGCCGCACAGGCAATGGGAGTCGACGTTACCCAATGGGGTTACTGGGCCGGTGAAAAAGCAGCGCCTCTCAATCAATCTGTTTTTATGGATGGAACCAGTGTAATGGACTTTGGCCTTATTGTTGGGGCACTGGCTGCTTCTACGCTTGGAGGTGTATTCCTTCTAAAGAAAGTGCCTCTTCGTACAGCAGCCGCGGCGATCATCGGCGGACTGCTCATGGGGTATGGAGCACGCCTTGCTTTTGGATGTAATATTGGAGCGTATTTCAGTGGTATCGCATCCTTTAGCCTGCATGGCTATGTTTGGGCGATTATGGCGATGCTTGGAACCTTTTTTGCTTTGTATATCCGTCCGTTATTCGGGTTATCCGTTCCGAAATCAACTGATAAATTCTGTTCTTAA